In Streptomyces sp. NBC_00433, a single genomic region encodes these proteins:
- a CDS encoding nuclear transport factor 2 family protein, whose amino-acid sequence MPGYEKAMRPEDITRLFVERSNAGDAAGVAALYEEDAVMAYPPGGRTVGREAIRALWEKVLADRPRFAPEQPLPTLISGDIALTSTPPKDGAGARAQVVRRQPDGSWLRLLDQPEFVPPAG is encoded by the coding sequence ATGCCGGGATACGAGAAGGCCATGCGGCCCGAGGACATCACCCGCTTGTTCGTCGAGCGGTCCAACGCCGGTGACGCGGCCGGGGTCGCCGCCCTCTACGAGGAGGACGCGGTGATGGCCTACCCGCCCGGCGGCCGGACGGTGGGCCGGGAGGCCATCCGGGCGCTCTGGGAGAAGGTGCTGGCCGACCGTCCCCGCTTCGCACCGGAGCAGCCGCTGCCGACGCTGATCAGCGGCGACATCGCCCTCACCTCGACCCCGCCGAAGGACGGGGCGGGCGCGCGGGCGCAGGTCGTCAGACGCCAGCCCGACGGAAGCTGGCTGCGCCTGCTCGACCAGCCCGAATTCGTCCCGCCCGCCGGCTGA